A single region of the Malaclemys terrapin pileata isolate rMalTer1 chromosome 4, rMalTer1.hap1, whole genome shotgun sequence genome encodes:
- the THOC6 gene encoding THO complex subunit 6 homolog, with translation MAPGEMDAQRALELLHMTVFSQSVSPCGKYLAAGNNYGEIAIFSLSAALSSEAKEESKKPVVSFTAHDGPVYAMVSTDRQLLSSGNGEVRAWNWSDIVKKGCKEAWSRRPPYRSSLEVPEINSLQLNPKDNSLLLAGGDCAVHAMDLESGTFTHEFRGHSDYVHCLALRDQSQECLSGSEDGTVRMWDLRTGAQVQLIEVHKYEECSRPQHGKWIRCLATDCDWMVCGGGPALSLWHLRSVTPTTVFPLPHCQQHVMFYQDLILSAGHSPAINHLQISGEIRAQIPCTPRSVHSLCVNERSPEHKVLTASGSSHKVDVFTNFSYRAFSLCFA, from the exons ATGGCACCTGGGGAG atGGACGCCCAGCGTGCGCTGGAGCTGCTGCACATGACCGTCTTCTCCCAGAGCGTCTCACCCTGTGGCAAGTACCTGGCAGCGGGGAACAACTATGGGGAGATCGCCATCTTTAG cctctcGGCGGCACTGAGCTCCGAAGCCAAGGAGGAGAGCAAGAAGCCAGTGGTGTCCTTCACAG CCCACGATGGGCCGGTCTATGCCATGGTCTCCACCGATCGGCAGCTGCTGAGCTCCGGCAACGGCGAGGTCAGGGCCTGGAACTGGAGCGACATCGTCAAGAAG GGATGCAAGGAAGCCTGGAGCCGCAGACCCCCGTACAG GAGCAGCCTGGAGGTGCCCGAGATCAATAGCCTGCAGCTGAACCCCAAG GATaacagcctcctgctggccgggggCGACTGTGCCGTGCACGCCATGGACCTGGAGTCTGGCACCTTCACC CACGAGTTCCGGGGGCACAGTGACTACGTGCACTGCCTGGCGCTGCGGGACCAGTCCCAGGAGTGTCTGTCGGGCAGCGAGGACGGCACTGTGCGCATGTGGG ATCTACGCACCGGGGCGCAGGTCCAGCTCATCGAAGTGCACAAATACGAG GAATGCAGCCGGCCCCAGCATGGGAAGTGGATCCGGTGCCTGGCGACAGACTGTGACTGGATG GTGTGCGGGGGGGGCCCGGCGCTCTCCCTCTGGCACTTGCGCTCCGTGACCCCCACCAcggtcttccccctgccccactgccagcAGCACGTCATGTTCTACCAGGACCTG ATCCTCTCGGCAGGGCACAGCCCGGCCATCAACCACCTGCAGATCAGTGGGGAAATCAGGGCTCAGATCCCCTGCACGCCCCGCTCCGTGCACTCGCTCTGCGTCAACGAGCGCTCCCCTGAGCACAAG